GCTTATAATTGCTCTAACATAAAAACAGtaattgaaatcaagtaTAAATAGCAAAGCGTGATTAAGTGTgtcaaatataaaattgGATATGTCACTACAGAAGTATCGGCTATATCGGATAGAAGTTTACACTCTATGATAGCTTCAAATTTTATTGTTAGCTTTCTTATTACTAATGTTTGTCTATGTTTTAAATACTATGTTTCCGTAAATTTATAACTTGCCCTTAAAGAAAGCTAAGCACATATGACTCCATAGCAACTATTTTTCAACGGTCTGCACTTGTTGCCACAAAAGTAACAAAACTCACAATTGATCATCCTACCTTTATATTAAGTTCTGCTAATTTTACAAATTGGTTTTGAAACATCGCATTAGGGGTGCTTGAATAGAGAAAAGGTATCTTTTTTTGCTCAACAGGAGGCTGATTTCAAACATCATTATTCATTAGAGCCGACTGATTCTGTTGTTAACTTAATCCACATCTTTGAAATACTGTAACTACTCCTGAAGTTGATCCTGTGTTTAGTTGGAATTTTCATTCTGTCACTTCAACAATCGAGCTCACATAGAATGTTGAAagctttttcaatttttagAGCCCACTTTGCCATCCATCCAAAGTTTACCAGTAGACGATATTTTTATCTCGAAGCTCCTAAATTATCATGCTTCACCAACATACGTGCGTCTTACATTGATTCCACTCGGTGCACATTGTAATTTTGACACCTCACTTCCTTTTTGggtattgaaaaattatcaGAATATTTTAACCCATAAAAATTTTAACTCCTTTCTTTAGATTACTTTTCTTCGACAAAGCAGGACAGCGATAAAGATAAGCCATGTCagataaagaagaactGTCCATCTCATTAGAGGCGGATGCACCACTTTCCAAAAAAGAACTAAGAAGAATTAAAAAGGGGAAAACCACccttgaagaaattcaaaaaaaaaaggctaAGAAGTTAGCAAAAGCTGCGGCTTCTGGTAACAGAACAGAGCCTGAGAAAACTGCAGTGAAAGCTGAAACGGACGAAGGTGGAGAACCTGAAGACAGTACCGAAAAGAAACCTGTTTCTATCAGCATTGGCCCAAAACGTGCTGAATTCAGTATTTGGATTGGAAATTtatcttttgaaacatcAAGAGATGATTTGACCAACTTTATTTCTGCCAAGGCTGATATCCCCAAAGGCGACATCACTAGAGTCAATTTACCTACAAGAGGTACCAAAAATAGGGGATTTGCTtatgttgattttgcaaCCCAGGAACAATTGCAGGCAGCAATCGGGTTGTCCGAGTCAGAATTGAATGGCCGTAAGGTTTTGATCAAAGATGCCAAATCTTACGAAGGTAGACCAGCAAAGGAGTCTATAACCAGTGCTGTATCCAAGAATCCGCCTTCCAAGATTTTATTTGTAGGTAACCTCTCATTTGATACTACCCAAGACATGTTAAGAGACCATTTCAAACATTGCGGCGAAATTACTAAGATCAGAATGGCTACGTTTGAAGATAGTGGCAAGTGTAAAGGTTTTGCCTTTTTAGACTTTAAGGACATTGAAGGTCCTACTAATGCATTGAAGGACCGTGCATG
The Pichia kudriavzevii chromosome 2, complete sequence DNA segment above includes these coding regions:
- a CDS encoding uncharacterized protein (PKUD0B06760; similar to Saccharomyces cerevisiae YNL175C (NOP13); ancestral locus Anc_2.80) — protein: MSDKEELSISLEADAPLSKKELRRIKKGKTTLEEIQKKKAKKLAKAAASGNRTEPEKTAVKAETDEGGEPEDSTEKKPVSISIGPKRAEFSIWIGNLSFETSRDDLTNFISAKADIPKGDITRVNLPTRGTKNRGFAYVDFATQEQLQAAIGLSESELNGRKVLIKDAKSYEGRPAKESITSAVSKNPPSKILFVGNLSFDTTQDMLRDHFKHCGEITKIRMATFEDSGKCKGFAFLDFKDIEGPTNALKDRACKKLIGRPIRLEYGEDRSQRKVVPKRSHEQVEPSHSETPIQESSEYQKPQGFQPKQNKGERSFKRHHSEKTERVTSSVALANAPRKSAAIVKSTGKKVTFD